In Halanaeroarchaeum sp. HSR-CO, one DNA window encodes the following:
- a CDS encoding universal stress protein, with the protein MYEDILVPTDGGDDVDRVVDHALDIARRRDARIHALYVVDTRSFITLGAETVDEVVAELTATGEQATAAVADRAAEAGLETVEEVRRGNPAEVILDYCFETDVDLVTMGNHDEQDQRAMLGSVAQQVVAKSAVPVLTVQVGD; encoded by the coding sequence ATGTACGAGGACATATTGGTGCCGACCGACGGTGGGGACGACGTCGACCGTGTCGTCGACCACGCGCTGGACATCGCCCGCCGCCGTGACGCACGGATCCACGCGCTCTACGTCGTCGACACCCGCTCGTTCATCACCCTCGGCGCGGAGACGGTCGACGAGGTGGTGGCCGAACTCACCGCCACGGGCGAGCAAGCGACCGCTGCGGTCGCGGACCGGGCCGCAGAAGCCGGCCTCGAGACCGTCGAAGAAGTCCGTCGTGGCAACCCGGCGGAGGTCATCCTGGATTACTGCTTCGAGACGGACGTCGACCTCGTGACGATGGGCAACCACGACGAACAGGACCAGCGCGCGATGCTGGGAAGCGTCGCCCAGCAGGTCGTCGCGAAGTCCGCCGTCCCGGTACTGACCGTCCAGGTCGGCGACTGA
- a CDS encoding NAD-binding protein translates to MERRTGLLGARAAVLLTTTVGTLSILTGVANIGAGESIGPLLPVVPAGLSQAASFTGAMTGFAILLGALGLRRHLRVAWYGTLVLFPVTAIQGLVQSSPLSVPLIVLSLVSLPTVYRNRRTFDQSLALSTTQTAAAVAIFGTQLYGSVGAFALRAQFADIETVTDAIYFTLITSSTVGYGDVTPATELARWFTMTVVVLGTASFAAALGALLGPAIERRLARTLGRMSELRYDLLEDHVIVLGYGDLTEPILEELDGATIVVVTPDSERATSLRDRGFDVLTADPSDDEVLERVGIETAKAVVAATDDDPDDAFAIMTARELNQSVRIVAAATDRDNVTKLRRAGASTVISPQVIGAHLLVRSALGTSGIEDVADKLLESDRPSDVTGGASK, encoded by the coding sequence ATGGAGCGACGAACGGGCCTGCTCGGCGCACGAGCCGCCGTCCTCCTGACGACCACCGTCGGAACCCTCTCTATCCTGACCGGTGTCGCGAATATCGGCGCTGGCGAATCCATCGGCCCCCTCCTCCCGGTCGTCCCGGCCGGACTCAGCCAGGCCGCCAGCTTCACCGGGGCCATGACCGGCTTCGCGATCCTCCTGGGAGCGCTCGGTCTCAGACGACACCTCCGCGTCGCGTGGTACGGAACGCTGGTGCTCTTTCCGGTGACGGCCATCCAGGGGCTGGTCCAGTCGAGTCCGCTCTCGGTGCCGCTGATCGTCCTCTCGCTGGTGTCGTTGCCGACGGTCTACCGCAACCGGCGGACCTTCGACCAGTCGCTCGCCCTGTCGACGACGCAGACAGCGGCGGCGGTTGCCATATTCGGAACACAGCTCTACGGAAGCGTCGGGGCGTTCGCCCTCCGGGCACAGTTCGCCGACATCGAGACCGTCACCGACGCCATCTACTTCACCCTGATCACCTCCTCGACGGTCGGCTACGGTGACGTGACGCCAGCAACGGAGCTGGCGCGCTGGTTCACCATGACCGTCGTCGTCCTCGGAACCGCCAGTTTCGCGGCCGCACTGGGGGCCCTGCTCGGCCCGGCGATCGAACGCCGCCTCGCACGAACACTCGGACGCATGAGCGAACTACGATACGACCTGCTCGAGGACCACGTCATCGTCCTCGGCTATGGCGACCTGACAGAACCGATTCTCGAAGAACTCGACGGCGCGACCATCGTCGTCGTCACCCCGGACAGCGAGCGAGCGACGTCGTTGCGCGACCGCGGCTTCGACGTCCTCACCGCCGACCCGAGCGACGACGAGGTCCTCGAGCGGGTGGGCATCGAAACGGCGAAAGCCGTCGTCGCCGCTACCGACGACGACCCCGACGACGCCTTCGCCATCATGACCGCACGCGAGCTCAATCAGTCCGTCCGTATCGTCGCCGCGGCGACCGACCGCGACAACGTCACCAAGTTACGTCGCGCCGGGGCGAGCACCGTCATCAGCCCGCAGGTGATCGGTGCCCACCTTCTCGTCCGCTCTGCCCTCGGCACATCGGGCATCGAGGACGTCGCAGACAAACTCCTCGAATCCGACCGCCCAAGTGACGTGACGGGAGGGGCGTCCAAATGA
- a CDS encoding TIGR02587 family membrane protein — protein sequence MSDSVGDPTVVDLIDDLEAIQTNLESEATREQVDEAIATARRIGTPPVFGRVIRGFDRADLTEATVGSLLLGIPMFVEGGTNEAGSYIATRPLAMIVTIALVVGLTVGIIYVADIQDVRVHEPFFGLVPRRLVGVLGASLLTATAMMTVWGRVDWAEPWFAVSQILVAMVPMSIGGALGDILPGS from the coding sequence ATGAGTGACTCCGTTGGAGACCCGACCGTCGTCGACCTCATCGACGACCTGGAAGCCATCCAAACGAACCTCGAGAGCGAGGCGACGCGCGAACAGGTCGATGAGGCCATCGCCACCGCCCGACGCATTGGGACACCGCCGGTCTTCGGTCGGGTGATCCGCGGGTTCGACCGCGCCGACCTGACCGAGGCCACTGTCGGCTCCCTGCTGCTCGGTATCCCGATGTTCGTCGAGGGCGGGACGAACGAAGCTGGGTCGTACATCGCAACCCGTCCCCTGGCGATGATCGTCACCATCGCGCTCGTGGTCGGACTGACCGTCGGTATCATCTACGTGGCCGACATCCAGGACGTCCGGGTCCACGAGCCCTTCTTCGGACTCGTTCCGCGTCGGTTGGTCGGTGTGCTCGGCGCCTCGCTGCTCACTGCGACGGCCATGATGACCGTCTGGGGCCGCGTCGACTGGGCCGAACCGTGGTTCGCGGTGAGCCAGATACTGGTCGCGATGGTGCCGATGTCCATCGGGGGCGCGCTCGGGGATATCCTGCCCGGGAGTTAA